In Nerophis lumbriciformis linkage group LG04, RoL_Nlum_v2.1, whole genome shotgun sequence, a single window of DNA contains:
- the nat14 gene encoding probable N-acetyltransferase 14: MGKLDPEEVTMRRMKEDDIETVKALVKEGCEGSENRLILHVLTRPLCLFLLAVVSSALRCLLHSFILALSTPVLLLTIYLKITLPRSTGVLGSSRPSWDYVGSSFRGTREESLLRPTGGARRRAAPADRDASADSVGPERRRAAGEVWVAEADGEILGCLFRESEKRPGVRRFCRLVTGSWHRREGLARLLVHSLERKEKEEGARRLYAHVPYLSQVGQVVFKKLGYQPLGEGEAEEEQPEAPERGFLRYPVTKVFYKDL; this comes from the exons ATGGGGAAGCTGGACCCGGAGGAAGTGACGATGAGGAGGATGAAGGAGGACGACATCGAGACGGTGAAAGCTCTCGTCAAG GAAGGCTGCGAAGGCTCCGAGAACCGCCTCATCCTTCACGTCCTCACCCGGCCGCTCTGCCTCTTCCTCCTGGCCGTGGTCTCCTCCGCCCTGCGCTGCCTGCTCCACTCCTTCATCCTGGCCCTCAGCACGCCCGTGCTGCTGCTCACCATCTACCTGAAGATCACCCTGCCGCGCTCCACGGGGGTCCTGGGCAGCAGCCGCCCCTCCTGGGACTACGTGGGCAGCAGCTTCCGGGGCACGCGCGAGGAGTCGCTGCTCCGTCCTACTGGCGGGGCGAGGCGCAGGGCCGCGCCCGCAGACCGGGACGCGTCGGCGGATAGCGTGGGCCCGGAGAGGCGACGGGCGGCCGGCGAGGTGTGGGTGGCGGAGGCGGACGGCGAGATCCTGGGCTGCCTCTTCAGGGAGAGCGAGAAGCGCCCGGGCGTCAGGAGGTTCTGCCGGCTGGTGACGGGGAGCTGGCACCGGCGGGAGGGTCTGGCTCGCCTCCTGGTCCACAGTCTGGAGcgcaaggagaaggaggagggggCGCGGCGGTTGTACGCGCACGTTCCTTACCTGTCCCAGGTGGGCCAAGTGGTCTTCAAGAAGCTGGGGTATCAGCCGCTCGGCGAGGGCGAGGCGGAGGAAGAACAGCCGGAGGCTCCAGAAAGAGGATTTCTTCGATACCCCGTCACTAAAGTCTTCTACAAAGACTTGTGA